The segment CCTTGACATATTTTATgcactttcacaaaaacacaagaaggcACCccttgtaaatatatatatatattttttttttacgatttaaaaaaattcccaGAGTACCTCAATTTGCTTCAGGTAATTTCACTCCGAAACCCAAGGTTTTCTTTCTTATAAATAGCTTGTATGCTCAGGAATATCTCCCAAGAtgaccctgttactcttcaTGTAAACCAGACTAACCTTGCTTCCCTtccctcctcctcgtcttccaaCATTCAAATATCTTcgataaattcaataaaatccgCATCACGTGTCAGCCTCAAACCGCCTGTCCCCTTTTCATCGTCCGTCCAATCAGAGGCGAGCAAAGCGCCGAGTCTTCCGGGTTTCTCTGTTGACAGCCATGGTGAGCCTGTTTGTGATtattaggttatttttttttaccaaacctAGTTTATTTGGGATGACATTAAATTAGCGGATAATTACAGGCACTGTATTTGTTAATGCGCAAACAGTTATGTAACCGAACAGAGTCTTTGTTCACGAGCTTCTTTCACGTAGCTAGCATGCTAAGCTAGCACTTAATGATGTACAGTCACAATGAACGTTGTAGCAGAAATTCATCTCTTTATATAACTCTATgtgattttctctgttttacagCGGTTCCGATTCTGTGGGGATTTGGACTGCCCTGACTGGGTTCTCGCCGAAATCAGCACGTTGGCAAAAATTGTAAGCAGCCCTACTCAATTTATAAGCAATAATATGAGTCTGTTGTGCTGTTTTAGTGAggtttttttgtctaaatgacTTTGTTTTCCGCCTCATTCTTTCTGCAGTCCAGCGTCAAGATGAAACTCCTGTGCGCTCAAGTGTTGAAGGATTTATTGGGAGAGGGTATTGATGTAAGTTGATAAGAAAATACTCTTATACAGTCTTCACATTGGTCACACACAGACTCAGCAATGCTGTGCTCTTTCATTCTGTTTTAGTATGACAAAGTTGCAAAGCTGACTGCAGATGCAAAGTTTGGTAAGTGTCCACCCTCCTGGTACTTTCGTCCTGCATCTACTACTGTAGATGCAGGGATGCTATATAAATCATAATAGAGCTTCTTAATTTAACTCAGTAACATGAGTCAGCGTAAAGAGAACCTCCAAGAGACCTCTCAAAGGAACAAAAGTCAGTGCTGAACAACTGTTAAGAACcggctcttttttttatacaaaatgagAACATTTCCTGGTAACCAGCCAGCTTAtaatcagcacacagttcaagcCTTACATCTGTCAAGGCATCTTTAATGCTGAGTGAGCTCTTGAAGCAATGCGGAGTGTGCTGCTCTGTTTCAGGAAAGATCTTGGCTCATGGGCGTAAGACCTCTTCACTACCTTCTTTCTGCACAGCAAAATAGCTCTACTAAAACAGTCCAGTTTGTAAACTGTCACGAGCAAATTCTGAGCTTGAGCTGCTGCAATCCTGTGTCACTCCTAAATCTTTCGCTTTCAAAACTACAACAGCAGTTTCTCAGTTCTCACATCCTCATGGagtatttttaaagaagagGTGACGACCTGTTTGTCATTAACCAAACGAGTTATAAAAAGTTTCACCAGTTTTTGAAGCAATAAACCACTTTTTACGCTTCAATATTTCACTAgctttcatcattttattaaaacttgatgGCTTCAGTTTCACATCATCGTCCAATATAAATCGTATCTGTTTCAACATGTATTAtttgacttgtttctgtttcagctaaatgtaaaattagCATGAGTTGCATTTAATACAAGGTCTtaactattttttattaacagatATACATTTTTCTCGGATACATTTAGCAATCATGTGCTTGCATGTGCCCCTTTATTGTCTGAGACAATGTACTTGAGCTTTTTCTTGATCCTTCTTTCAGAAAGTGGAGACATCAAGGCCAGCGTGGCAGTGCTCAGCTTTATTTTATCCAGCGCAGCAAAGCACGACGTTGACGGTGAATCTCTGTCCAGCGAGCTCCAGCAGCTCGGGCTGCCTAAAGGTTGGTGTTTGGGCTTGTTTCTTTGGCTGcttggtcaaaaaaaaaaacatattgttcTGCGAtataacacaatttaaaaatcactgagTAGTGCCATTTTGAGATTCCTTCTTTTAGTtgctaattctttttttttttttaaagcctttttgttttacaaacttaGTATCTGCCTGTCTTAtgttcagccatttttactCATTACACTTTGATTCAACCCATGTGCTTTTGCTTAAGTTTTGagtgactttttaaaagcacataaaCTATTATACTCTTTCAGATGTTGATAAAGCCTATGccttaaacagaaagaaaaaggttttgtgtgtctttaaaggctaagaaataaaatgatttactgGAAAGCTTTAACTTCTCCTCAGATTTCAGACAGCTTATGTAAACAAAGCCTaagagctttaaataaaatagtcctgttttaaatttttgtaaaatgttccAATTTTCTTAGAACACGTTACGGGGCTTTGCAAGTCATATGAAGACAAGCACTCTGCACTTCAGGACAAATTAAGAGAAACCAGCCTGAGATGTAAGTATTTCTGTGAGGCTTCTTAATCTCAAAGCAGGAGTTTGTGTTGACTGAGGGTTGTCGTCGTTTCTATCCTGTAATGGCCTCCAGTGGGACGACTCAACTCTGTTTCCTGGCGCGTTGACTATACCCTGAGCTCGAGTGACCTTAGAGAAGTGAATGAACCGTTGATACAGCTTAAATTGCAGACACAAGGTGCTGAGCCAGGCTCCTCTGAGACGACAGTCGTTTCCGTCTCAGCTGACAAGTTCAGAGTTTTGCTTGCTGGTCAGTTTATTATTTCTACTAATTCGCACTTATTTTTTCACCTCTTTGCTGTTGCTGTGGTAATTACTTTATGCCTGGTTTCTCTCTCTACAGAGCTCAAACAAGCCCAGGCTATGATGAATGCATTACAATGAAGACCGGAGAACAAATATTAGATCAGAAACTGGACTGATGCTGATATACTACCAAAAGTGCCAATATTACGTCATCTTGTACAATATTATCTGTTTGCTTGAATCTGGTGATATCAAATGTTAAAGTGACACTCTCATCCCCTGCTTGAATGTACTGatgtttaaaagtatttttttctaccACTTTACTAATAACTGGTGGAAATGTTTCCAGACTGTGATTTTTGTCACCAAGCTAAAACACATATCTTTTCTTcccttaatttttatttgtaaactaTTGTTATCATATTACTTGACACATTTTGCTAATAATTTATAATGCGTATTTTACTTTCACACTGCTACAATAAAGTGAAAAAGCTTCTCTTCCGTCACTGTTTTTCCGCCGCGCCTACAAATCCCAGCATGCAACGGGGGACAAGTTCACGCTTGAATTTGCGttacatttggttttaaaaagaaactggaaattatttctgaaaatgaaaactacTACCATAGCTTTGTTAGCGTATTAATACGAaacgtgacaaaaaaaatgacttcatgTCCATTAAAACGTGAAGATCTTGAAATCCCGCGAGACTTCCTAAACGCGAGTTTGATGGTTGCACAACTCGTTTGATAATATACTTGCGGGGGGGCaaaatcttgtcttttttttttttagtcgtGGCAGCAGCAAATAAACCAATACTTGTGTGCTATTTTTAAGTAGAAGTTTTGTAAAGAATAAACGAGCTTGCACTTTACGCCGAAAGCGAGTATTTCCTGGTTTGGGTGAGTTCTGCGCTTCTAACTAAAGGTTAAAGAGTGCATTTGGTTGGTGCATTTATTTCTCTGGCTTGTGCACTGATTTTGAAGAAACCACTTTTATCGCCCGCCGGGCCAAAGACGGGCGATAATGCTTCTGTCCGTCCCTGTGCATGTCCGTTTatctctgtgttagcaaaatatctcccttATTACTGCACGAATTTGAATGAGACTTGCAGACAGTAATCAGGCGATgtacacctacagctgattaatttttgaagtcggtccgattcaagatggctaccacagccaactgactctaaaaaacacacaaaaaagtgtATGCCGCAgccagctttacagatattgacctaacacttggtgtggtagtagctgaggctgatctcTAACACATGTTCTGAGCGCTGACTCCCTGTGcaagatctctgtttaaaatgtaGGTATTTGCAGTCAAcgctgtgtctgttagcaaaatatctcacaaaccactaa is part of the Kryptolebias marmoratus isolate JLee-2015 linkage group LG11, ASM164957v2, whole genome shotgun sequence genome and harbors:
- the commd4 gene encoding COMM domain-containing protein 4, whose protein sequence is MRFRFCGDLDCPDWVLAEISTLAKISSVKMKLLCAQVLKDLLGEGIDYDKVAKLTADAKFESGDIKASVAVLSFILSSAAKHDVDGESLSSELQQLGLPKEHVTGLCKSYEDKHSALQDKLRETSLRLGRLNSVSWRVDYTLSSSDLREVNEPLIQLKLQTQGAEPGSSETTVVSVSADKFRVLLAELKQAQAMMNALQ